A section of the Citrus sinensis cultivar Valencia sweet orange chromosome 8, DVS_A1.0, whole genome shotgun sequence genome encodes:
- the LOC107177501 gene encoding uncharacterized protein LOC107177501, with product MDSIAMSIQGPWLIGGDFNSILYASEKQRGVTRNSGVCGNFRKWFDGHRIFDLKFKGPRLTWSRGLLFKRFDRALCNSDWLIKFTDNSVLHLPKVASDHRPVLVRFEKADSRHRGTRPFPFSAPWLTHEHFNSFVKKVWDPQAHYRDAASHFVQAVQKWNREVFENIFQRK from the coding sequence ATGGATAGCATTGCTATGTCAATTCAAGGGCCTTGGCTAATTGGTGGGGACTTTAATTCTATTTTGTATGCTTCTGAAAAGCAGAGGGGTGTTACACGGAATTCAGGAGTTTGCGGTAATTTTCGCAAGTGGTTTGATGGGCACCgaatttttgatttaaaatttaaagggcCTCGGCTTACTTGGTCTCGTGGACTTCTGTTTAAACGTTTTGACAGAGCTCTCTGTAATAGTGATtggttaataaaatttacagaCAATTCTGTTCTTCACCTTCCGAAGGTTGCTTCAGATCACAGGCCGGTGCTGGTTCGTTTTGAGAAAGCTGATTCCAGACATCGGGGAACTAGGCCTTTCCCTTTTTCTGCACCTTGGCTGACTCATGAAcacttcaattcttttgttaaGAAAGTGTGGGATCCTCAAGCCCATTATAGAGATGCGGCATCCCATTTTGTCCAGGCGGTTCAAAAGTGGAATAGGGAGGTGTTTGAGAATATTTTTCAGCGAAAATGA
- the LOC127899431 gene encoding protein CLAVATA 3, protein MVSKSKVSFVGLGLLFFTFVALLLLFSSVIMQEHSDSAGTENIGCYYGEMDLQNRKLLSEKQLPARTGGLLHAITSGNENMMVGGSELRVVPSGPDPLHHNGSPKKPRTP, encoded by the exons atggtttccAAATCTAAGGTTTCTTTTGTGGGTCTAGGGCTTCTCTTCTTCACGTTTGTAGCTTTGCTGCTGCTCTTTTCTTCGGTCATCATGCAAGAACATTCtg ATTCTGCTGGTACTGAGAATATTGGTTGCTATTATGGAGAAATGGACTTGCAAAACAGAAAG CTTTTGAGTGAGAAACAATTACCGGCAAGGACTGGGGGGCTGCTGCATGCAATAACAAGTGGTAATGAGAACATGATGGTGGGTGGTTCGGAGTTGAGGGTGGTTCCTTCTGGACCAGACCCATTGCACCACAATGGCAGCCCCAAGAAGCCAAGAACTCCATGA